In the Nitrospirota bacterium genome, AAATACAATGGCAGGCAATTTTACATGGAGTTTTACGACTGTGGCAGGTCCGGACAAAACACCACCTACTGTAAGTTCTGCAGGCCCGGCAAATGCTTCAACAAATGTTCCTGTAAATTCTACAATCTCTGCGACATTCTCAGAACCAATGAATAGTGTTTCTTTTACAAACGATACTTTCAAAGTTTTCAATGGAAGTAATAATATTACAGGAACGATCACGGTTAGCGGCACAACTGCTACATTTACTCCCTCCGGAACTCTTTCTGATAATACAACCCATACGGTTACTATTACCACAGGCGTAAAAGACTCAGCCGGTAATGCTATGGCAAGCGATTATGCGTGGAGTTTTACAACGACTCAAAAACCGCCATCAGACGGATTAATTGCATACTTTAGTTTTGATCAATGTAATGCAAATGATGATAGTGGAGGTGGTTATAATGGTACCTTGTATGGAAATCCTGAATGTAAAAACAGGGGGAATAGTAAGGCATTGAATATAGATTCTACAGATGATTATGTCAAACTTGCAAAAACTGTGGACCCAAATAATGCTAAATCTTTTTCATTTTGGATTAACAGCAGGGGAAAAGATTCGGTCAATGAATTCGGAACATTAATGGCAAAGTATAATTTGAATGGGAATAGAAGTCTTCTAATAACTACTTTTGATAGTAGCGGGACTAATGCAATTGGGGTTACTCTATGGTCTGGTGGTTCAAATGCTGATTCAGTAAGTTCTTATTATAAAGACACCTCTGCATTGGATACCGGTAAATATACGGTTATTAACAATAATGAACTTGGGATTAATGTATGGGAACATGTTGTTATAAATATAACATCCTCGGAGATAGAAATTTGGATAGACGGTCAGATAACCAATAAGGTTAAGAGAGGCTATCTGCAATATTTTAATAGTGGTGAGCCTACTTACATCGGGAATAGTTTTAACATAGGCAGTGATTTTGTTTATAATAACCGCTTGAACGGAACTATAGATAATTTCCGTATTTATAACCGTCCTCTTACTGAATCTGAAATCCAAACCATATTTTCTTATGAAGCTCTGCCATCAATACCTGATAAAGTTACTGCTACAAGCGGAGAGAGGCAAACAACAATTAACTGGAATGCTGTACCAGATGCAACATCTTACAACATTTACTGGTCAACGGTATCTGGTGTCAACAAAGGCTCAGGTACAAAAATATCAGGAATTATTGAGACATCTAAAATTCATGAAAAACTTACTGAAGGCACAACCTATTATTATGTTGTGACATCGGAAAATAGTAAAGGAGAAAGTGATATATCTAAAGAGGTCTCAGCAAAACCGACATATCATGATACCATTGCCCCGATAAATAGTTCTGATAGCGGATTCATAAATAGTGGTGCTAATTCTACAGATTCCACTAACGTCACATTATCCATCTCGGCTACGGATAATGTGGGAGTTACTGCCTATTATGTAGCTGATAATGCAACAGGTGTCCCCCCTGCTACGCCTGCTGCTGATGCAACAGGATGGGTTTCAGTGTCTTCGTCTAAAAACTATAGTGCAGGTGTTTCCTATGTCTTCCCCGGTACCTATCTCAATGGGACTGAATTGTATGCATATATCTGGTTCAAAGATGCGGCGGGGAATATATCAATGGTTGGCAGTGACAGCATTACATTCAATGATAGTGTTAAACCAACAAATACTACACCGCCCAATTTTATCAATAGTGGTGTAACATCAACTCTGTCCAACACTGTGTCATTATCACTTGCTGCTACTGATAATACAGGTGTTACCGGCTATTATGTACTCGATAATGACACTGGCGTATCACCCGACCAACCTGCATCCAATATTACTGGCTGGATTGATATTACACCGACTACAAACTATAGTGCGAATGTTAATTATACATTTAAAGGAAGTTATTCTATAGGAAAGACCGTTTATGTCTATGTCTGGTTTAAAGATGCATCAGGGAATGTTTCTGCTGTAGCGACTGATAGTATTAACATAACTGCCATAATTTTCTCTTATGATTTTGAGGGTGGAATAGGAAATTGGTCAGATACCTATGGGGTTTGGGAGGTTGGTAATGCTACGTCCGGACCAAGTGGATGTTACAACGGCAGTTCAAAGTGTGCTGCGACTGTATTGGCTGGGAATTATCCTCAAGGTACAAGGAGTAGTTTGGTAAGCCCATCTATACAACTACCCCCAATAGCGAATGGAGAGGAGCTTCATTTAAGGTTTTGGCATTGGTTTAGCTTTGCAGGTGAACCTGATGGAACAACAGATCGCGGAAACGTCAGGATTTCCAAAGAGACTTCTCCAGGAGTATGGAGTGACCCTGCTACAAATAATGCAAAAATTATGAGTTTCTCAGGATATTCAGGAATATGGTCTTATCCTACGGTGGATTTGACAGGATATGCCGGCATGAAAATAAAAATATATTTTGAATTAGAAAATCCTACATCAGCATGGGGGTCTGTAGCGGCGGGATGGTATATAGATGATCTCTCCATTACTTATGTCCAACCTATTCTCATCAATAAATTAGGTGATACATACTCTTATGGCTTTGAAGGAGGAATCAGTGACTGGTCGGCTAAAAACGGGGTATGGGAGGTAGGAACAGCGACTTCAGGTCCAGGGGGATGTTACAATAGCAGTTCAAAGTGTGCTGCAACTGTATTGGCAGGGAATTATCCTCAAAGTACTTGGAGTAGTTTGATTAGCCCATCTATTAAACTACCTGCAATAGGGACTGGAGAGGAACTTCAACTTAGATTTTGGCATTGGTTCAGCTTTGCAGGGGAACCTGATGGGACAAAAGATATTGGGGATATCAGAGTTTTCGAAGAAACATCTCCAGGTGTATGGAGCTCAAGTAATAATGATATCCTTAATAGTTATTCCGGATCTTCAGGGGTATGGTCATATCCGCTATTACATTTGGAGAAATATGCCGGTAAGAAAATTCGTATTTATTTTGAGTTCCAGAATCCAACTTCAGCATGGGGTTCTGTCGGACCAGGTTGGTATATAGACGACGTCTCCCTAAGCTATGTAATACCTTGAGTACCGTATGGTTCTGAGACCCGCCTTGTGAACACATAATTGAACTGGTTTATAAAGTATAGCGATTGGGGTTGACACTTGTAACCTCCCCTAACCCATCCATGGTAAGGAGGGGTTAGGATTACTGTGAGGTAGCCTTGAGTAAAATTACTCAATCATTGAGTAAAATTGACTCTGATTATGATTACTGTTATATTATTGCATCATGTTCATCAGGCCGCTTGTGAAAACGATTGCTGATGCAATGAAGAAACGCCTGCCGGTATTTCAGGTGCTTACCGGTCCGCGTCAGGTTGGAAAGACTACAATTGCACAGCAGGTGATGGAGGTCTTGTCCTTTCCGGCTGTTTACGCAACAGCGGACAGTCCATTGCCACCGGGGCCTGAATGGATTGAAACTAACTGGCGATTGGCACAGGTTGAGTTTGAGAGGCATAAGAAGCCGGTCATTCTCGTGCTTGATGAGATTCAGAAGGTAAGGGGCTGGAGCGAAACCCTTAAATACCACTGGGACGAGGGGAGGCGCAGCAAGTATGATATACGCCTTCTTGTGCTTGGGTCTTCTGCACTTTTGCTTCAGGAAGGACTGACTGAAAGCCTGGCCGGTCGGTTTTACCTGAACAGATGTATGCACTGGTCATTTCAGGAATGTAATGAGGCCTTTGGCTGGGACCTTAGGAAGTGGCTTTATTATGGCGGGTATCCTGGTGCAGTAGTATTCGTAAAGGATGAGCAGCAGTGGAAGAAATATGTCCTTGATTCCCTTATTGAGACAGTCATGGCGCGTGATGTTCTCCAGATGCAAAAAATCACCAAACCCGCACTCATGCGGCACCTGTTTGCCCTGTCGGCAACATTTCCGGCTCAGATTTTTTCCTATAATAAAATGCTTGGGCAGTTGCAGGATGCAGGTAATACCACGACGCTGGCCCATTACCTGAAATTACTTGAATCGGCGTTTCTTGTCAGCGGTGTTGAGGTATATTCAAAGGGGCAGATACGAAAACGCGGCAGCAGCCCCAAACTGATACTCTGGAATAATGCCCTGATAAACGCCATTTCTTCAAAGACATTTCGTGATGCTGTCGGAGATCCTATATGGTGGGGCCGTCTTGTTGAAAATGCAGTTGGTTTACACCTCTGCAACTGGCTTTCCGGGACTGAGTACAGTATTACTTACTGGCGGGAAGGTGACAAAGAGATTGATTTCATTGTCACAAGAGGTGCTGAATCATGGGCAATAGAGGTAAAAAGCGGAAGGTCCGGTAAATTGTCAGGTATAGAATACTTTCGGCGCAAATATCCTGAGGCTAAGGTGCTTATTGTTGGTGCAGGGGGAATTCCACTTGAACAGTTTTTTATGTCTAAGGCTGATGTATGGTTCATGAAGGAATGACAACCGCCGCTAACCCCTCCTTGGTCAGGAGGGGAAAACAACGATTCCTCCCCTTTACAAGGGGAGGTTGGGAGGGGTAGAAGGTGTTATAGGTTTCAGTCCTAAGGAGGCATCTATCTGTTCAAGGAATGTTCTGACCTCATCTAATCTTGTTATTATTCTCACATATTACTTTAGCATCCACTATCTTTGTGTGATTCAATAAGGGTTATATATCCCCTGATTTTCCCGATCTTCTGATAAATCCTCTCCATCAAATTCCTATTAAAGAATAACGCTGGTTTTTAAAATCAACTGAATTGTGTAACACTGAGATCTCAAAATCTTCTCTTTCTTTTTTATCAGTTTCAAATATAACACGTCCGTACCTTACAATTTCATCAAGGAGTATTATGTTTTTTAGCATATTAAGAATAATTATATCAACATCATTCCTTTTAATTGCCCGGCAGATGTCGTTATAAATTAAAAACTTCATTTCATGCATTAAGTTAATATCAGTCTCAAAAAGATATACCGCCCCTATTGACAACAAAATATCATCCTGCTACTGTAACCTCAGAAAAGCAAATTCTTAGTGTATTCCGGCAAGATTAATCATAATGAATAAAAAAATAAGAACAAAATTTAAAGAAGCGGGGGTCTTAATTGTTTATCTCTTTGGCTCAAAGGCTATAGGTATCAGCACGCCATTAAGCGATATAGATATAGGTGTAGTAGTGAAAGATTCTAAGACTCTCGAAGATACAAGGGCTTTATACAATATCCTTTATGATATTTTTCAGAAGCTTTATCCAGATAAAAAAGTTGATATTGTTTTCCTGCAAAAATCCACTCTTCCATTTCAATACAGTGCAATTAAGAAAGCAAAAGTTTTGTTTGAAAAAGATTCAATAATTACTGCAGATTATGAATCCTATGTTATAAATATGCATCTTGATTTTAAACCGGTTCTTGAATATTTTGATAAAGTTGCGTCACTGAGATATGCCAATATATAAAGCTCCATTAAATAAAGAGGTTTTGCAGGCCCGACTTTCATACATAGAGGACTCGATAAAGAGTCTTGAGCGATTTAAGGGTATTTCCTTTGATGAGTTTCATTCTAGCATTGATAACTTTCGCATCGCCTTTTATGACCTGCACAGGGCTCTTGAGGCTGCAATGGACATCGGCTCTCATATCCTTTCAAGAATTCCAGGGGCAAGGGCAACATCGTATAAAGACATTCCAAAACTTCTTGGAAAACATAAAATTATTCCGGCAGATTTTGCCGACAACCAACTCAACAAAATGGCAGGGTATCGCAATAGGATGGTTCATTTTTATGCCGAGATAACAGAAAGCGAGCTTTATAATATTATACAAGAGGACCTACAAGACTTTTATATTCTCTGTAAACATATAAGTGAACTTCTTAAAGAACCAACAAGAGTAGGACTAACAATAGAGTAAGCCGCGGGGGCGGGTCGCTACAAAGATTGCCTATGAACCGTCATACGCCTTGGGCTCACAAAGGATGATGAAAATAAGGCCCCCTCACCCGGACCCTCTCCCGCCAGGGGAGAGGGAAGCAAATATGTTTATTCCCTCCCCCTTGAGGGGGGAGGGTTAGGGTGGGGGTGAACTATGGAGATTTTCGGATGAACTATCATGAGCGGGGCGCTCACAAAGGGGAA is a window encoding:
- a CDS encoding ATP-binding protein, whose protein sequence is MFIRPLVKTIADAMKKRLPVFQVLTGPRQVGKTTIAQQVMEVLSFPAVYATADSPLPPGPEWIETNWRLAQVEFERHKKPVILVLDEIQKVRGWSETLKYHWDEGRRSKYDIRLLVLGSSALLLQEGLTESLAGRFYLNRCMHWSFQECNEAFGWDLRKWLYYGGYPGAVVFVKDEQQWKKYVLDSLIETVMARDVLQMQKITKPALMRHLFALSATFPAQIFSYNKMLGQLQDAGNTTTLAHYLKLLESAFLVSGVEVYSKGQIRKRGSSPKLILWNNALINAISSKTFRDAVGDPIWWGRLVENAVGLHLCNWLSGTEYSITYWREGDKEIDFIVTRGAESWAIEVKSGRSGKLSGIEYFRRKYPEAKVLIVGAGGIPLEQFFMSKADVWFMKE
- a CDS encoding Ig-like domain-containing protein, whose amino-acid sequence is MKILKKHNNLLLILLAVAFIFAGCGSWTKGKDGSVTIHSSAFPEMKPKASKVRAYLELGGKTCEFELDSDDTTLKDDQKCSDFKMGSHTYMLVYKYIDSNLTYSGVELAKTEGTVTFASGKDNEMFLAPPDKDIDDDGDGFKNFYEILQGTDPKNKDSKPVEDKTPPTVSSTNPVNGATNIPVNATITANFSEPIDSATVTKDTFTVSAGSNNVTGTFTVSGTSATFTPSGNITENTTCTVTITTGVKDLAGNTMAGNFTWSFTTVAGPDKTPPTVSSAGPANASTNVPVNSTISATFSEPMNSVSFTNDTFKVFNGSNNITGTITVSGTTATFTPSGTLSDNTTHTVTITTGVKDSAGNAMASDYAWSFTTTQKPPSDGLIAYFSFDQCNANDDSGGGYNGTLYGNPECKNRGNSKALNIDSTDDYVKLAKTVDPNNAKSFSFWINSRGKDSVNEFGTLMAKYNLNGNRSLLITTFDSSGTNAIGVTLWSGGSNADSVSSYYKDTSALDTGKYTVINNNELGINVWEHVVINITSSEIEIWIDGQITNKVKRGYLQYFNSGEPTYIGNSFNIGSDFVYNNRLNGTIDNFRIYNRPLTESEIQTIFSYEALPSIPDKVTATSGERQTTINWNAVPDATSYNIYWSTVSGVNKGSGTKISGIIETSKIHEKLTEGTTYYYVVTSENSKGESDISKEVSAKPTYHDTIAPINSSDSGFINSGANSTDSTNVTLSISATDNVGVTAYYVADNATGVPPATPAADATGWVSVSSSKNYSAGVSYVFPGTYLNGTELYAYIWFKDAAGNISMVGSDSITFNDSVKPTNTTPPNFINSGVTSTLSNTVSLSLAATDNTGVTGYYVLDNDTGVSPDQPASNITGWIDITPTTNYSANVNYTFKGSYSIGKTVYVYVWFKDASGNVSAVATDSINITAIIFSYDFEGGIGNWSDTYGVWEVGNATSGPSGCYNGSSKCAATVLAGNYPQGTRSSLVSPSIQLPPIANGEELHLRFWHWFSFAGEPDGTTDRGNVRISKETSPGVWSDPATNNAKIMSFSGYSGIWSYPTVDLTGYAGMKIKIYFELENPTSAWGSVAAGWYIDDLSITYVQPILINKLGDTYSYGFEGGISDWSAKNGVWEVGTATSGPGGCYNSSSKCAATVLAGNYPQSTWSSLISPSIKLPAIGTGEELQLRFWHWFSFAGEPDGTKDIGDIRVFEETSPGVWSSSNNDILNSYSGSSGVWSYPLLHLEKYAGKKIRIYFEFQNPTSAWGSVGPGWYIDDVSLSYVIP
- a CDS encoding nucleotidyltransferase domain-containing protein: MNKKIRTKFKEAGVLIVYLFGSKAIGISTPLSDIDIGVVVKDSKTLEDTRALYNILYDIFQKLYPDKKVDIVFLQKSTLPFQYSAIKKAKVLFEKDSIITADYESYVINMHLDFKPVLEYFDKVASLRYANI
- a CDS encoding DUF86 domain-containing protein, which codes for MPIYKAPLNKEVLQARLSYIEDSIKSLERFKGISFDEFHSSIDNFRIAFYDLHRALEAAMDIGSHILSRIPGARATSYKDIPKLLGKHKIIPADFADNQLNKMAGYRNRMVHFYAEITESELYNIIQEDLQDFYILCKHISELLKEPTRVGLTIE